The following coding sequences are from one Anolis sagrei isolate rAnoSag1 chromosome 6, rAnoSag1.mat, whole genome shotgun sequence window:
- the LOC132779615 gene encoding butyrophilin subfamily 3 member A1-like: protein MSDSVRCKLFHYIEDLRDDEVKKFKMHLEEYPVEEGFKPIRRSKTEKADATELSRLIVTTFDEDKAVEVATNIFDRINRKDLSAKVRKEMPSYFRQVKKPLTKEEKRKKEEKMQANLIDKFCGTQKKVKIVLDPKTAYPALVLSEDQKSVHLGTHAQSLPDNPERFNFSPCVLGAEGIDSGTVEWVVEVGKAKEWAIGIVRKSAERKWRPYVTATEGYWVLNLNGGEYVASTTPSTKLILWKSPKRIKVHLEYDFDILSFSDADSMEHLFTFNCPFSEVVFPFFQVWDKEIPLTICPCDS, encoded by the exons ATGTCTGACAGCGTCCGCTGCAAGCTGTTTCACTATATCGAAGATCTACGAGATGACGAAGTGAAGAAATTTAAGATGCACCTTGAAGAATATCCAGTTGAAGAGGGCTTCAAACCCATTCGGCGCAGTAAGACTGAGAAGGCAGATGCCACTGAGTTGTCACGGCTCATAGTCACGACATTTGATGAGGACAAGGCAGTTGAGGTGGCCACCAACATCTTTGACCGAATAAACAGGAAGGATCTGTCGGCAAAAGTCAGAAAAGAAATGCCATCAT ATTTTCGTCAAGTTAAAAAACCTTTGaccaaggaggaaaaaagaaagaaggaggaaaaaatgcAAGCGAATCTCATTGACAAGTTTTGTGGGACTCAAAAGAAAG TGAAGATTGTGTTGGATCCTAAGACTGCCTACCCTGCCCTCGTCCTTTCTGAAGATCAGAAAAGTGTGCATTTGGGCACCCATGCCCAGTCTCTTCCTGATAACCCTGAGCGCTTCAATTTTTCTCCATGTGTCCTGGGAGCAGAAGGAATTGATTCTGGGACTGTGGAATGGGTGGTGGAAGTAGGCAAGGCCAAGGAATGGGCCATAGGTATTGTCCGGAAATCAGCAGAGAGGAAGTGGCGGCCGTATGTCACAGCTACCGAAGGCTATTGGGTGCTGAACCTGAATGGGGGAGAATATGTGGCTTCCACCACACCTTCTACCAAACTAATACTGTGGAAATCTCCAAAACGGATCAAGGTACACCTGGAGTATGATTTTgacattctttccttttctgatgCTGACTCCATGGAGCATCTCTTCACCTTCAACTGTCCTTTCTCCGAGGTTGTGTTTCCCTTTTTCCAGGTCTGGGACAAAGAGATCCCCCTGACAATCTGTCCTTGTGATTCATAG
- the LOC132778070 gene encoding olfactory receptor 5V1-like: MELVQNQTVSPEFVFLGFSSFPEPHLVFFLIFLTVYFTALLGNGLILTTAWLDSGLHSPMYYFIRHLSFLDICYTSVTLPHMLKNLVTEIKTISIQSCLIQLYFLVAFLGVECLLLAVMAYDRYVAICHPLTYVLFMNKKLCTGLVATSWACGFLNAMLHTTMTAQLPFCASHEIENVFCDIPQLLKLSCQDTFLNQITLLVVTLMLGVSPFLCIMVFYIHIVGAILRIRTTQGRHKAFSTCSSHLIVVTIFYSTCMFNYNRPSSWHSVMIDTLASVLYNVVTPALNPIIFSLRNKEMKEGLKHILKLQMSFFL, encoded by the coding sequence ATGGAGCTGGTCCAAAATCAAACTGTGAGTCCTGAATTTGTCTTCCTAGGTTTTTCCAGCTTCCCTGAGCCCCACCTCGTGTTCTTTCTCATATTTCTCACTGTATATTTCACTGCTTTACTTGGCAATGGGCTTATCTTGACCACGGCATGGCTGGATTCTGGGCTGCACTCACCCATGTACTACTTCATCCGACACTTGTCTTTCCTGGACATCTGCTACACTTCAGTCACGCTGCCCCACATGCTAAAGAATCTAGTGACTGAGATAAAGACAATATCTATTCAGAGCTGTCTAATCCAGCTTTACTTCCTAGTGGCTTTTCTGGGCGTTGAGTGTCTCCTTTTGGCTGTAATGGCATACGACCGCTATGTTGCTATCTGCCACCCTCTTACATATGTTCTCTTCATGAACAAGAAGCTGTGCACAGGGTTGGTAGcaacctcctgggcctgtggctTCCTCAATGCCATGCTACACACCACCATGACTGCTCAGCTGCCCTTCTGTGCTTCTCATGAAATTGAAAATGTGTTCTGTGACATTCCACAGCTTCTCAAACTGTCTTGCCAGGACACGTTCTTGAACCAAATCACATTGTTGGTAGTCACCTTGATGCTTGGTGTCAGTCCTTTTCTATGCATTATGGTTTTCTACATCCACATTGTGGGGGCAATCCTGAGGATCCGCACCACCCAGGGCCGTCATAAAGCATTTTCCACTTGTTCCTCACACCTGATAGTGGTCACCATCTTCTACAGCACCTGCATGTTCAATTACAACCGACCCAGCTCTTGGCATTCGGTAATGATAGACACCTTGGCATCTGTGCTCTACAATGTTGTGACCCCAGCACTGAACCCAATCATCTTTTCTCTGCGGAATAAAGAGATGAAGGAAGGTCTGAAGCATATACTCAAACTCCAAATGTCATTTTTCCTCTAA